The DNA region GGTCGGCGAGAACTCGCCGAACTTGTGACCCACCATTTCCTCGTTGATCGCCACCGGCACGTGCTTCTGGCCGTTGTAGACGCCGAAGGTGAGCCCGACGAACTGCGGCAGGATAGTGGAGCGGCGGCTCCAGATCTTGATGACGTCGTGACGGCCGGACGCACGGGCGGCATCTGCCTTCTTGAGCAGAGAACCCTCGACGAACGGGCCTTTCCAGACTGAACGAACCATGTCCGGCGTTCCTTACTTCTTCCGCTTGTGGCGGCTGAGGAGAATGAATTTGTTGGTCGACTTGTTGGTACGGGTCTTCTTGCCCTTGGTCGGCTTGCCCCACGGAGTAACCGGGTGGCGACCGCCCGAGGTACGACCTTCACCACCGCCGTGCGGATGGTCGATCGGGTTCATGACGACGCCGCGGTTGTGCGGACGCCAGCCGAGCCAGCGGGTACGACCGGCCTTGCCGATCGAGATGTTCATGTGATCGGGGTTCGACACCGCGCCGATCGTGCCGCGGCAACGGCCGTGCACGAGACGCTGCTCGCCCGAGTTCAGACGGACGATCACGTAGTCGTGGTCGCGGCCGACGATCTGGGCGTAGGTGCCGGCGGAGCGCGCCAGCTGACCACCCTTGCCGATCTTCAGCTCGATG from Bradyrhizobium genosp. L includes:
- the rpsS gene encoding 30S ribosomal protein S19, which gives rise to MVRSVWKGPFVEGSLLKKADAARASGRHDVIKIWSRRSTILPQFVGLTFGVYNGQKHVPVAINEEMVGHKFGEFSPTRTFHGHSGDKKAKKA